The segment GCCGAGGCTGATGATGTAGTTGCCGTGATTGTGCATCTGCGGCGGGGCGAAGGGCGACTTCAGCGCCTTGGTCTCGGTGAGGAAGAGGAAGCGGTCCTCGCGGGCCGGGGTGGTGAGCGGCGCGCCCTTCTCCTTCCAGTCGGGGATCAGCTCGTCGAGCGCGTGCGGCTCGAACACCGCGCCGGAGAGCAGGTGGGCGCCGACCTCCGAGCCCTTCTCGACGACGCAGACCGACAATTCCTGTCCGGCCTCATTGGCGAGCTGTTTCAGGCGGATGGCCGCGCTCAGGCCCGACGGGCCGGCTCCGACGACAAGGACGTCGTACTCCATCACCTCGCGCGGATCGCGATCCATGGTCCCCATGCCTCCCGGTTGATTGAAGCGCCGGGGCCATTTCCGCAGGGTCCGGCGGCTTTCGGAACGGCGTATGCCTTTCGCACCCGCCAAAAAGGATATCTAAGCCCATGTAAGACCACAGGAGCCGTGGTAAGGTCAAACGATGATTGACCAATCCGACATCCTCGCCGCCCTGCGCTGGCACGTCGACATCGGGTGCGACGAAGTGATCGGGGACGAGCCTTTGGACTGGGCGACGCTGGCCGCCCGGCCGGCGGTGGCGCGTGCGCCGGCCGGCGCGTCGACGCTGCCGCCCGCCGCGGCGCGCCCCGCCCCGGCGACGACGCCGCGGCCGGTATTCGGGGGGCCGGCGTTCGGTGGTCCCTCCGGCGCGTCGATGTTCGGTGCGCCCGTCACGGCGGACCTGCCGCTGGGCGCCAGCGAGGCCGGGGCGAGCGCCCGCGCCCGCGCCGCCGAGGCGCGCAGCCTGGAGGAGCTGGAGGCGGCGCTGCGCGCCTTCGACGGTTGCCCGCTGAAGGCGACGGCGATGAACACGGTCTTCGCCGACGGCAACCCCGCCGCGGACATCATGCTGATCGGCGAGGCGCCGGGCGAGGACGAGGACCGGCAGGGCAAGCCCTTCGTCGGGGTCAGCGGCAAGCTGCTCGACCGCATGCTGGCCCAGGTCGGCCTCGACCGCGGCGCGGTCTACATCAGCAACATCCTGCCCTGGCGTCCGCCCGGCAACCGGTCGCCGACCCAGGCGGAGATCGCCGCCTGCCTGCCCTTCCTGGAACGGCACGTCGAGCTGATCAAGCCGAAGGTTCTCGTGCCGCTGGGCGGCACCTCCGCCAAGACCTTGCTCAACCGGGCGGAGGGCATCACCCGCCTGCGCGGCCGCTGGTTCGACTACGCCTCCCCCGGCCTGTCCGGCCCGGTGCCGGTCCTGCCGATGCTTCACCCGGCCTATCTGCTGCGCAACCCCATCGCCAAGCGCGAGGCGTGGCGCGACCTGCTGACCCTGCGCCAGCGCTTTCCGGGCTGAGCCACCGCAATCGTCGTTTTTCCCCCACCCTAACCCTCCCCCGCTGCGCAGGGGAGGGGACTGCCGCCACTCTGCGTAAGGCACCCTCCCCTGCGCAGCGGGGAAGGGCCGGGGTGGGGGCAAACACCACAGCGATGGTTAACGCCACGCATTTCCTAAAATGTCCCGCTTATTGCGCTTATTCTTGCGCGGTCATTCGAACATTCGACATCCATAGACAATCCAAACATTACTCAAGTACTTCGAAAGATCGGAGTGGTTTACCAAGTCGCCGCTATGCCGTTGCGCCAAACGGCACAGAAAGACCCATGACCTTGCGCCAAAAGGGTCTTCCCACTGGGCTAGGGCCATTTTTCCGCCTCCACTAAGTCGCTGAAAACCCTTGCGAACAGACAACCTTGACCGCTGTTGGGGAATCATCTTCTTGCGATTTCCGTCCACTGCGGTTATTCGAATATCATGTTCCGGATATTGTGCAGCGCAGCAAACACCGTCTCGCTGCGGCGGAAGGTCCTGGGAATGGCGGGGGTGGCGCTGGCGCTGTGCGCGGCACCCGACCCGACGGGCGGCTATCGCCCGGCCCAGGCCGGCCTTGTGATCCACGCGCCGGATGGACGCCCCGTCGTCCCGCCGGGATTCGATCGTGCCGAGCAGAACCTGCTTCTGGCGACGGACGCCGACGCGCGCGCCGTCCAGCTGACGGAAGAGGACGCCCGCCACTACC is part of the Azospirillum baldaniorum genome and harbors:
- a CDS encoding uracil-DNA glycosylase, with amino-acid sequence MIDQSDILAALRWHVDIGCDEVIGDEPLDWATLAARPAVARAPAGASTLPPAAARPAPATTPRPVFGGPAFGGPSGASMFGAPVTADLPLGASEAGASARARAAEARSLEELEAALRAFDGCPLKATAMNTVFADGNPAADIMLIGEAPGEDEDRQGKPFVGVSGKLLDRMLAQVGLDRGAVYISNILPWRPPGNRSPTQAEIAACLPFLERHVELIKPKVLVPLGGTSAKTLLNRAEGITRLRGRWFDYASPGLSGPVPVLPMLHPAYLLRNPIAKREAWRDLLTLRQRFPG